The genomic window GACGTTCATGTCGTTGCCGTAGACGTGGTGCACGTGGGTGAGCGCGATCAGCCGGGTTCGCGGGGTGACGGTGAAACGGCGGTGGTCGTAGTCGTAGGCGGTGTCGTACGGAATGGCCCGCACCGCGACGCCGGACAGGGACGCCGCCTCCACCCAGGGCATGGTGTTGGCGTTGTGGTCGGCGAACGGCACCATGATCTCGTCGCCGTCGCGCAACTGAGGCAGCAGCCAGTCGCGCGCGACGGCCCGCAGCCCTTCGGTGGTGCCGCTGACGAACTGAACGGTGGACTGGTCCGGCAGCGGGTCGTCGAGGAAACTCTTGAGCCGGTCGCGGGCCTGGTCGATGCGGGTGGTGGTGCGGTTGGCCCACGGGTAGGTGCCCCGGGAGGCGTTGGCGTTCCCGGTGGTCAGGTAGGTGATCACGGTGTCCAGCACGGACTGCGGCTTCTGCGAGGTGGCGGCGCTGTCCAGGTAGGCGACGTCCGGGTTGGCCTCGATCATCGGGAACTGGTCACGCAGGGCACGCTGCCAGATGGCGAGGTCGTCGAGTGTGGTCATCATCAGTCCCGGACCAGTTCGAGGCCGGCGTCGCGCCAGGCGATGATGCCGCCGTCCAGGGAGCGGGCGTCGGGGTGGCCCATCCGGGTGAGCAGGGCGGCGTAGGCGGCCGAGCGCTCGCCGACCGGGCAGACCAGCAGCACCGGACGGCGACGGCTGAACGGCAGCCCGGCCTGGAGCATGTCGGCGAACACCTCGTCGGCGATGTTGATCGAGCCGTCGATGTGCAGAGCCTGGTAGGCGTAGGGGTTCCGGACGTCGATCACCAGGGCGTCGCGGGTGAAGGCAGGCGCGTCCAGAACGGAAACAGCTGGAAAGTCCGAGATATCGCCCAGGGAAGCGATGGTGTTCGGGCGCGGTGGGCGACCGAACAGAGCGGGACGCCGATCCCGCAGGTAACTGAGGTAGCTCTCCACCCGGTCACAGACGATGAAAACCGCGGACTTACGCGACGGAAGCGAAGCGTCGATCGTACGCAGGAAATGAAGTGCGCCCTGAAAAGCCCCGCCCCCGGTGGGACCCGCGAGGATCCCGCATCGCCGGACCAGGGCGAGCAGGCCGTCGATCGCCTCGTCGGCGCTGACCGGTTCGATGACGTCGTAGACGCTGGGTTCGAAGAGGCCGACCTCGTGCACCTCGTCGATGGTGCGGATACCGGGGATGAAGTCGTTCTTGGCCGCGACCAGCCCGATCACCCGGGTGTCCGGGTTCTGCTGGCGTAGCGCCCGGGCCACGCCGGTGGATGATCCGGCGGTCCCGACGCAGGCGATGAAGAAGTCCGGAGCGTTGCCGTCCAGATCCTTCACGATCTCCGCGCCGGTGCCGTTGACGTGGGCGTCCACGTTGAGCGGGTTGAAGTACTGGTCGGTGTGGACGTACCCGCCGCCGTCGGTGTCGAGCCGCTGGTACATCCGGGTGAGCGGGTCCTCGGTGTCGCTGGGGTCGAGGCATTCGGACCGGCCGGGCAGTTCGTCGATCTCGGCGCCGAGCAGGAGCAGCAGGTCCTTGATCTCGGGGACCCGCATCCGGTTGGTGACGCTGCGGAACTTCAGCCCGTGCATGCCGGCGATCATGGCGAGGGCTTTCGCGGTGTTGCCGCTGGAGAGTTCCACGACCGTGTCGCCTCGTTCGGCGGCGCCGGGCAGCAGGGGGCGGACCATGTTCCACGCGGCCCGGTCCTTGACCGAGCCGAACGGGTTGAGCAGTTCGAGCTTGGCGTAGAGGTCGATGTTGGCCAGGCCGTGCACCGCGGGTTCGATGCGCACCAGCGGGGTGTTGCCGATGGACTCGGTGATGTCGTCGAATCTCATGGGGGCTCCGAGGGCGGGTGGATGGGCCAATACTGTTCGTCGAGGCTCCATTGCCACGACCCGCCCGACCGGAAGGCGGCAACCTTCCGGCCGAGCGGTTGATGGAGGGCCGTGGTGGCCGTCAGGTCCATGAAGTAACCGGCCGCGTTCACGAAGGCGAGCAGATCGCCGGGTGCGGGCCGGGCCGGCAGGTGGACCTTGCGCCGGGTGATCAGGTCGGATTCCAGGCAGAGATTCCCTAGAAGATAGACGCCGACCGGGCCGAAATGAAAATCATTCCGCCTTATGAGTATCGGGTCCATCAGCACACCGTGCTCTTCCAGACCCACGTCGCGGGCGTTCAGCCCCAGCCTGACCAGGGTGTCGTCACCGTCGTCGCGGACTTCGAGCACCCGGGCGACGACCAGGCCGCAGTCGTCGAGCAGCGCCCGGCCGGGTTCGATGTCGAGGTCGTACATGTGGTCCAGCAGCAGCGACCCGAGCGCCGGCGTGCCGGTGCCGAGCAGCGCGTCCAGATAGTCCGCCCCGAACACCTTCCGGTACGCCGGATAGAGCGCGAGGGACCCGCGCAGCGTGCCGGACTCGGCGCGCAGACCGTAGCCGTAGCCGTTCCAGGTCATCGGCGGGCGGTTGCCGAGCACGGCCTGGGCCAGCTCGGACGTGTACCGCTCCCACTCCCCTTCGTCGGCCAGGTAACCGAGGCCGAACCCGCCGCCGGCGTCCAGCGTCCACGGCCGCAGCCCGCGGGTCCGGCAGCGCTCCAGAGCCGCCAGGCAGCCTTCGAGGGCGACCGCTTTCTCGGTCAGGGCCATGGTGTCCAGGTGGTAGGCGATCCCGGCCAGTTCGAGTTCCCGCTCGTGTTTCTGGATCAGGTCGAGCACCGCGTCGAACCCGGCGAACGGCACCCCGAACCGGCTGCGGCGGCTCATCACCCGGACCCCGGTGGTTTCAAAACCGGACAACCGGACCATTATCCGTACGCGGGGAAGGTCGTGTGCGGCCACCAGCGCCGCCAGCTCGGCCAGCTCGGCGGCCGAGTCCGCGTTCACGGTGACCCCGGCGCGAGCGGCCAGCCACAGATAGGCGCGATCCTTGGGCCCGGTGGCCATGATCCGGCCGGGGGCGAACCCGGCGCCGAGCGCGTGCTGCAACTCGCCGAGCGAGGCCACGTCGACCCCCGCGTCGGTGGCGGCCAACTCGCGCAACAGGGCGGCGGACCGGTTGGCCTTGTGCGCGAAGTGGACCCGCCCGCCCAGGCGATGTCGCCGGTGCACGGCACGGAAGGCCGCGACGTTGGCGTGCAGGGCCTGGGGCAGGACCACGTTGACCGGTGAACCGAGTCCGTTCACCAACTGTTTCAGCAGGTCACCTTCATCGAGCAGGGACTGCGTGACCGGCCCGATCCTCGGCGTCAGGGGGAGCACTCCCCCAAACTAACCGCCGCCACCACCCTCCGCAAAGGAGTGAACACCGAGAGTCAGATAGTTCGCAGGTCCAGGGTGTGCCAGACCGCGATCTCCTGATCGCCGGTCGACCACCAGAGCATGCCGTCCTTGGTGGCGGCCAGATCGGCCGCGACCGCCAGCGGCACGTCCCGGCCGGTCTCCAGATCGTGCACCAGCAGCGCCGCGGTGCCGGTGATGTCGGAGTTCGGGCCGGGTATCGACAGGACCTCGAAACGGTCCAGCACCGCCACGTCGTTCACCGCGGCCTGGGTCTCGGTACCGGCCACCCGGCGGCGCTGCGAACCGTCCGGGTGCATCAGGTCGATCCGGGCGGTGCCCTCACCGGTCATCACGCTCACCCGGCACCAGACCGGCTCGCACATGCCCCACTCGGCGCCGGAGAACGGCACCTCGACCAGGTCGCCGGTGGTCAGGTTCCGCATCCGGACCTTGCCGGCCTGTCCGCCGGTGTCGTCGGTGAGCCACGGCCACGCCGACATCGCCCACTGGCCCTTCTCCTCCCGGACGGTCACCGCGCCGCCGGTCAGCGCCACCGACCGGACCTGGGTGGTGGCGTCGCCCTCACCGGCCGTCCAATGCACCCGCCCGTCGGCCAGCACCAGGTCGTGCTGGTTGCCGTAGAACAGGGTGTTGCCGGTGTCGGCGGTCAGCAGGCGTGGCTTCGCACCGTCGGTGCCGACCGTCCAGATCTCGACCGGCTTCCCGTTGACCGATTCCGCCCAGACCAGCTGCTTCCCGGAGGCGGTCATGCCCTCGAAGCGCGGATCGCCGGAGGCCGGCAGGTCACGCAGCTCGCGGGAGATCCCGTCCTTCTCGATCAGCAGCTTCACCCGGTCACCGGTGGTGACCGTGCCGACCGCGGTGGTCGCGTCCAGGAAGTGGACCGGTTCGACGGTCAGGTCCCTCAGGTCGGCGCGCTCGGCATCCGGCCACGCCTGCTCGATGGTGATCCGGGTGCCCGCTTGGAGGGCGTTTTCCGGAGACGACGGAACCGTGCCCGCGAGCAGGGCGACCGCCGCGGCCAAGGCCACCGCCAACCCGATCCGCGACCTCATTCGTACTGCTGCTTCGGTGCGGAGACCGGCTGCCACTGTTCGACCTCGAGATAGGCGATGTCGGCCT from Actinoplanes derwentensis includes these protein-coding regions:
- a CDS encoding type III PLP-dependent enzyme domain-containing protein, translating into MLPLTPRIGPVTQSLLDEGDLLKQLVNGLGSPVNVVLPQALHANVAAFRAVHRRHRLGGRVHFAHKANRSAALLRELAATDAGVDVASLGELQHALGAGFAPGRIMATGPKDRAYLWLAARAGVTVNADSAAELAELAALVAAHDLPRVRIMVRLSGFETTGVRVMSRRSRFGVPFAGFDAVLDLIQKHERELELAGIAYHLDTMALTEKAVALEGCLAALERCRTRGLRPWTLDAGGGFGLGYLADEGEWERYTSELAQAVLGNRPPMTWNGYGYGLRAESGTLRGSLALYPAYRKVFGADYLDALLGTGTPALGSLLLDHMYDLDIEPGRALLDDCGLVVARVLEVRDDGDDTLVRLGLNARDVGLEEHGVLMDPILIRRNDFHFGPVGVYLLGNLCLESDLITRRKVHLPARPAPGDLLAFVNAAGYFMDLTATTALHQPLGRKVAAFRSGGSWQWSLDEQYWPIHPPSEPP
- a CDS encoding pyridoxal-phosphate dependent enzyme, which produces MRFDDITESIGNTPLVRIEPAVHGLANIDLYAKLELLNPFGSVKDRAAWNMVRPLLPGAAERGDTVVELSSGNTAKALAMIAGMHGLKFRSVTNRMRVPEIKDLLLLLGAEIDELPGRSECLDPSDTEDPLTRMYQRLDTDGGGYVHTDQYFNPLNVDAHVNGTGAEIVKDLDGNAPDFFIACVGTAGSSTGVARALRQQNPDTRVIGLVAAKNDFIPGIRTIDEVHEVGLFEPSVYDVIEPVSADEAIDGLLALVRRCGILAGPTGGGAFQGALHFLRTIDASLPSRKSAVFIVCDRVESYLSYLRDRRPALFGRPPRPNTIASLGDISDFPAVSVLDAPAFTRDALVIDVRNPYAYQALHIDGSINIADEVFADMLQAGLPFSRRRPVLLVCPVGERSAAYAALLTRMGHPDARSLDGGIIAWRDAGLELVRD